Proteins encoded together in one Penicillium digitatum chromosome 1, complete sequence window:
- a CDS encoding Taxilin, which translates to MSSTSMAKKNKGKKAADPNETSKLLAAKISQLEQDAAGEKDQEAEIEREVKKATRDLNQLLSNIESPMTKLETVHKKYTELLADMKKLDRDYSKSKKRADQLQKDQDKGKSDLNKTVTMKDKLEKLCRELTKENKKVKDENKKLEDTEKKARLIVNERLDSLLYDIQDVMAAKGNPRSEKVDIDLDEALRAKLKTISEQFDTRDLHYRGLLRGKDSEIQSLASKYEEQRRASEVEANRSRALTSQVSTFSHTEAELRSQLNIYVEKFKQVEDTLNNSNDLFLTFRKEMEEMSKKTKRLEKENHTLNRKHEQTNRNILEMAEERTRNHEELERWRRKCHHLEALCRRMQAQGRGEGLALAEGDDHLEGDDEGTESEYDDDYEDDEEDISDEEDLEPPSTRVEQPSEKPVFGPTPPPNLLEARANGNATGVNGLVF; encoded by the exons ACTGGAGCAAGATGCCGCCGGCGAGAAAGACCAAGAGGCGGAAATTG AGCGCGAGGTTAAAAAGGCAACTCGTGATCTCAACCAGCTTTTGAGCAACATCGAGTCCCCTATGACCAAACTCGAAACCGTCCACAAAAAGTACACCGAGCTGTTAGCGGACATGAAGAAGTTGGATCGTGATTATTctaagagcaagaagcgTGCCGATCAGCTGCAAAAAGACCAGGATAAGGGCAAGTCTGATCTTAACAAGACCGTCACAATGAAGGACAAGCTGGAGAAGCTGTGTCGAGAACTTACGAAGGAGAACAAGAAAGTCAAG GATGAGAATAAGAAGTTGGAAGACACGGAGAAGAAAGCTCGCTTGATTGTGAATGAACGTCTCGACTCGCTCCTCTATGACATCCAAGACGTCATGGCTGCCAAGGGGAACCCTCGTAGCGAAAAGGTGGATATTGATCTGGATGAAGC ACTTCGCGCCAAGCTTAAGACCATTAGCGAACAGTTCGACACGCGTGACCTGCATTACAGGGGCCTCCTACGTGGCAAGGACTCCGAGATCCAAAGTCTCGCTTCCAAGTATGAGGAGCAGCGCCGTGCTAGTGAAGTCGAAGCCAACCGAAGCCGAGCGTTGACCTCCCAGGTTTCCACTTTCTCCCATACCGAGGCCGAATTGCGCAGCCAACTTAACATCTACGTGGAGAAGTTCAAACAG GTCGAGGACACTTTGAACAACAGCAACGATCTTTTCCTTACCTTCCGCAAAGAGATGGAAGAAATGTCTAAGAAAACCAAGCgcctggagaaggagaatCATACGCTCAACCGGAAGCACGAGCAAACCAACCGCAACATCCTGGAAATGGCGGAGGAACGGACCCGGAACCATGAAGAACTTGAAAGGTGGCGGCGGAAGTGCCACCACCTAGAAGCCCTATGCCGGCGTATGCAAGCCCAGGGCCGAGGCGAAGGACTTGCTCTAGCAGAAGGCGACGATCATTTAGAGGGTGATGATGAAGGCACTGAAAGCGAGTACGATGATGACTacgaagatgacgaggaggataTCAGTGATGAGGAAGATCTCGAGCCACCCTCTACCCGGGTCGAACAACCCTCAGAGAAGCCTGTCTTCGGTCCTACCCCGCCCCCAAATCTTCTGGAGGCTCGAGCGAATGGCAACGCTACGGGAGTCAATGGCTTGGTTTTCTAA
- a CDS encoding 2-nitropropane dioxygenase, NPD, with protein sequence MSLQTPLCSLLKIQHPVLLAGMARASGAPLAAAVSNAGGLGTVGGLGYTPAQLSEMLTELKSLLRDPSLPFGVDLALPQVGGSARATNHDYTHGLLDELIEVTISHGAKLFVSAVGIPPAKTIERLHEAGILIMNMVGAPKHAHKALKAGVDIVCAQGGEGGGHTGEVPFSVLVPAIVDVAQQYKSPLTGQPALVVAAGGIYDGRSLAASLMFGAMGVWVGTRFVASEESGASRLHKEAVVRAQFGETKRTLVISGRPLRMLPNDYIKEWEARPADIAALTSKGVVPMVDDLENEKEVDIPFLMGDVSASVKDIKPAEIIVKEMVQQAVKMLKIGGLYLTSTGPASRL encoded by the coding sequence ATGTCTCTCCAAACACCACTATGCTCTCTTCTCAAGATCCAACATCCAGTCCTGCTTGCCGGCATGGCCCGCGCATCTGGAGCTCCACTGGCAGCAGCAGTGTCTAATGCCGGTGGCCTGGGCACAGTCGGCGGACTAGGCTATACACCAGCCCAACTATCAGAGATGCTCACAGAGCTCAAGTCACTCCTCCGGGACCCCTCGCTCCCCTTCGGCGTGGATCTGGCCCTTCCGCAAGTCGGAGGCTCAGCACGCGCAACAAACCACGACTACACACATGGCCTGCTGGATGAGTTAATTGAGGTGACCATCTCGCATGGCGCCAAGCTCTTCGTCTCTGCCGTCGGGATCCCGCCAGCTAAGACCATTGAGCGGCTCCACGAGGCCGGTATCCTAATTATGAATATGGTTGGCGCGCCGAAGCACGCCCATAAGGCGCTCAAGGCGGGCGTCGATATTGTCTGTGCGCAGGGCGGCGAGGGTGGCGGTCACACCGGCGAAGTGCCGTTCTCTGTTCTCGTACCCGCTATTGTGGATGTTGCGCAGCAGTACAAGAGTCCGCTGACGGGCCAACCGGCGCTTGTAGTTGCAGCTGGAGGTATCTATGATGGCCGGAGTCTGGCCGCTTCGTTGATGTTTGGTGCTATGGGTGTTTGGGTCGGGACGCGATTTGTGGCCTCAGAGGAGAGCGGTGCTAGTCGCTTGCACAAGGAGGCTGTAGTTCGGGCACAGTTTGGTGAGACCAAACGTACGCTTGTTATCTCTGGTCGGCCTTTGCGCATGCTACCCAATGATTATATTAAGGAGTGGGAAGCACGGCCTGCTGACATTGCCGCGCTGACTTCCAAGGGCGTTGTGCCCATGGTGGATGATTTGGAGAACGAGAAGGAAGTTGATATACCATTCCTCATGGGCGATGTTTCAGCCAGTGTTAAGGACATTAAACCAGCGGAAATCATTGTGAAGGAGATGGTTCAGCAGGCTGTCAAAATGCTCAAAATCGGAGGCTTATATCTCACATCGACAGGGCCGGCGAGTAGACTATAG
- a CDS encoding DNA polymerase delta subunit 2, putative, with protein sequence MAPDAEEYTFLCPPSKEEQKQEPVYRTPSHYNPRLTFHLPAGAGRHYQQQYDDMYFLRLAKLKPTVEQVAMDAWDGLVIAGEKVRRVDRVLDVRQGELCWVAGTVYMHLPLKPNILEDLSKENFTSAPPPRRTYTDPSDPSLTQIMMEDESGRLRLTGNFLQSTQLATGAIIAALGTENANGDFEVIDIKLPDLAPQAQRWESNAPKSEVEIAGTEHGKIAFVSGLGITGTSSDTLGLELLTDYLLGYTGFSGNDDNSPSMGPSKISRLIIAGNSLGASVIGDVASISSGDAAAKKAQPKKYGYDASAYNAAPITQLDNFLAEILPSIPITLMPGEKDPANFSLPQQGIHRTMFPQARAYSAPPVRGDETPEVGWFDSVTNPWDGDVEGWRLWGCSGQNVDDVLRYISIEDGDSTPDKEKDSDDRMRIMEAMLRWRCGVPTAPDTLWSYPYQSDDPFVIESCPHIFFAGNQPQFKTATIEGDTPLRLDGDTEMVGAADGSDAARVRLLALPKFSETGELILVDTETLEVEVVRFGVFKGQEEQK encoded by the exons ATGGCCCCGGATGCTGAAGAATACACTTTTTTGTGCCCTCCAAG CAAGGAGGAACAGAAACAGGAACCGGTGTATCGAACACCCTCCCATTACAATCCTCGCCTCACCTTTCATCTACCAGCCGGTGCAGGACGGCACTATCAACAGCAATATGATGACATGTACTTTTTGCGACTCGCCAAGTTGAAGCCCACCGTTGAGCAAGTTGCGATGGATGCGTGGGATGGACTTGTT ATCGCTGGAGAGAAGGTGCGACGTGTCGATCGAGTCCTCGATGTCCGACAAGGCGAACTGTGCTGGGTGGCCGGCACCGTGTACATGCATTTGCCATTGAAGCCTAATATCTTGGAAGATCTCAGCAAAGAG AACTTCACCTCCGCGCCCCCTCCGCGCCGCACCTACACCGACCCTTCTGATCCCTCTTTGACCCAAATTATGATGGAAGATGAGTCCGGCCGTTTACGGCTTACTGGAAACTTCTTGCAGTCTACGCAGCTGGCGACAGGTGCCATTATTGCAGCGTTGGGGACTGAAAATGCGAATGGAGATTTTGAGGTTATTGATATCAAGCTGCCAGACTTGGCTCCGCAGGCTCAACGATGGGAGAGCAATGCTCCAAAAAGTGAAGTCGAAATTGCTGGAACGGAACACGGCAAAATTGCCTTCGTCAGTGGCCTGGGAATCACGGGCACATCAAGCGACACGCTTGGTTTGGAGCTATTGACGGACTATCTTCTGGGCTACACGGGATTCTCAGGGAATGACGACAACAGTCCTTCCATGGGTCCCTCGAAAATCTCCCGGTTGATCATCGCAGGTAACTCACTTGGAGCCAGCGTAATTGGTGATGTAGCGTCAATAAGCTCTGGCGACGCTGCGGCAAAGAAAGCCCAGCCGAAAAAGTATGGTTACGACGCCTCTGCATACAATGCCGCACCTATTACACAACTTGACAACTTCCTAGCGGAGATCTTGCCTAGCATTCCAATCACACTCATGCCGGGTGAAAAAGATCCCGCAAACTTCTCCCTCCCTCAGCAGGGGATCCATCGTACAATGTTCCCACAAGCAAGAGCGTATTCCGCACCTCCTGTCAGAGGAGATGAAACGCCGGAAGTGGGCTGGTTCGACAGTGTCACGAACCCCTGGGATGGCGATGTGGAAGGCTGGCGACTTTGGGGATGCAGCGGTCAGAATGTTGACGATGTTCTGCGGTATATCAGTATAGAGGACGGTGATAGCACCCCAGACAAGGAGAAGGATTCCGATGACCGGATGCGAATCATGGAAGCCATGCTTCGTTGGCGCTGCGGCGTTCCCACTGCGCCGGATACACTTT GGTCATACCCATACCAATCCGATGATCCATTTGTTATCGAGTCATGTCCGCATATCTTTTTCGCTGGCAATCAGCCACAGTTCAAAACTGCCACGATTGAGGGCGACACCCCCCTCCGCCTAGACGGCGACACTGAAATGGTGGGTGCCGCTGATGGCTCCGATGCAGCCCGTGTTCGGCTGCTGGCGCTTCCCAAGTTCAGCGAAACCGGGGAGTTGATACTAGTTGATACCGAGACGCTAGAGGTCGAGGTAGTCCGGTTTGGAGTTTTCAAGGGTCAGGAAGAACAAAAATGA
- a CDS encoding Acyl-CoA N-acyltransferase, protein MLLNANIALCSSKALLVPYSSWHVPRYHEWMKDPEIQEATASEPLTLEEEYSMQRSWRQDADKLTFIVCRAITTDIEDDLPSQAKLQTESDLPANMVGDINLFLRIDDGEEGDSPPQIVGEVELMIAETVNQRRGFGRAALLMFMRYIVQNQGAILEEFVGGVDIETVRKLRTGVKTTGSSNGLTLEYLSVKIGQANLRSLALFEGLGFEKVSAEANFFGEFELRKTDFSLGGIIAALEGAKVHGFIALPYERTE, encoded by the exons ATGCTACTCAATGCCAACATCG CCCTCTGCTCCTCAAAGGCCCTTTTAGTCCCGTACTCTTCATGGCATGTACCCCGATACCACGAATGGATGAAAGACCCA GAAATCCAAGAAGCAACAGCCTCAGAACCCTTAACGCTAGAAGAAGAATATTCGATGCAACGCAGCTGGCGCCAAGATGCCGACAAACTAACTTTTATCGTCTGTCGGGCGATCACAACAGACATTGAAGACGATCTCCCGAGCCAGGCAAAGCTGCAAACGGAAAGTGACTTGCCGGCTAATATGGTTGGTGATATCAACCTCTTTCTGCGTATCGACGACGGCGAGGAGGGTGATAGCCCGCCGCAAATAGTCGGCGAGGTCGAGCTCATGATCGCTGAGACAGTCAACCAGCGACGCGGATTTGGACGTGCTGCGCTACTCATGTTTATGCGGTACATTGTTCAGAACCAGGGGGCTATTCTGGAAGAGTTCGTTGGTGGTGTTGATATCGAGACTGTACGAAAATTGCGGACTGGTGTTAAGACAACGGGGTCATCAAATGGGTTGACGTTGGAGTATCTCAGTGTAAAGATTGGACAGGCGAATTTGAGGAGTTTGGCTTTGTTTGAAGGGCTTGGGTTTGAGAAGGTTTCCGCTGAGGCGAACTTCTTTGGGGAGTTCGAGCTACGCAAAACGGATTTCAGTCTAGGTGGTATTATTGCGGCGCTTGAGGGGGCAAAGGTGCACGGCTTTATTGCTTTGCCTTATGAGAGAACGGAATAG